One region of Streptomyces sp. CG4 genomic DNA includes:
- a CDS encoding LuxR C-terminal-related transcriptional regulator, whose product MAGALGSGGASRPLFVDTRAHARGHRTTLVGRDLEILTLSAQLGQETHRLITLVGPGGVGKSRLAGAAVADVPDVRVVYVDLHATAGGDDLAEVLAARLPDEPSLLVLDGIERGADAIAMAVDTLLSRSPRLRILTTGRRPLGLYGERLFPVPPLPAPPPPYRQDVLEFQDYAAVELFVDRARAMDPSFTLTAQNAQAVAEICTRMDGLPLAIELVAEKLRLFQVDSLLTRLREGRPVLGGDHAVRSPLHRTVRSITEHSFRLLDGEQRGLLTLLSVFTASMNLTTVEKLWDSSGYRAEQVVEALVGHHLLRVTPGGEEPRFTMFNTVREFCLEQLAATGELPDARRRHAEHFLSLALEAAPHLTGPQQAQWLHRLAPLHEDLLAALTHLEASGRRTDAARAALALHRFWLVSGHLALGEQWLARASAAFLAAPGHGEQAARAEAARGELALARGNARLAADCFRHAAHAFHEQGDTVHEQAALARLAVAQQSAAPAAVRKAALQLLRTAAGEGATVEVANAALALAAGTRLVDAKLAADLLDTANALFMRARDVRGEGLVLAQRGALADSRGDRALSERLLWESLHRLRSIGEHTLLPTVLEEHALHVWQRLPQQGHRVARLLAAASALREATGAHPPLDDGASATALRDARRLLSGPEYEAARREGRALSAAAAAGEALAVGPPAPEPASAVSRSVQLTARQYEVAMLVSQGLTNRQISQQLRLSEWTVVNHVREVMRRLDVPSRIHVAQWVLNRQRRNAPGTVPE is encoded by the coding sequence ATGGCCGGTGCGCTCGGCTCAGGCGGAGCGTCCCGGCCACTGTTCGTCGACACACGGGCCCACGCCCGCGGCCATCGCACCACGCTGGTCGGCCGCGATCTGGAGATTCTCACCCTGTCCGCCCAACTCGGCCAGGAAACGCACCGGTTGATCACTCTCGTCGGTCCCGGCGGCGTCGGCAAGAGCCGACTGGCCGGCGCGGCGGTGGCCGACGTCCCGGACGTCCGGGTCGTCTATGTCGATCTGCATGCGACGGCCGGCGGCGACGATCTCGCCGAGGTCCTGGCGGCCCGGCTGCCGGACGAGCCGAGTCTGCTGGTCCTGGACGGCATCGAGCGGGGCGCGGACGCCATCGCCATGGCGGTCGACACCCTGCTGAGCCGCTCGCCCCGCCTGCGCATCCTCACCACCGGCCGCCGGCCGCTGGGCCTGTACGGGGAGCGGCTCTTCCCCGTACCCCCGCTGCCGGCCCCGCCGCCGCCGTACCGGCAGGACGTCCTCGAATTCCAGGACTACGCCGCGGTGGAACTGTTCGTCGACCGGGCCCGGGCGATGGACCCGTCGTTCACGCTGACCGCGCAGAACGCCCAGGCGGTGGCGGAGATCTGCACCCGGATGGACGGGCTGCCGCTGGCGATCGAGCTGGTCGCCGAGAAGCTGCGGCTCTTCCAGGTGGACAGCCTGCTGACCCGGCTGCGCGAGGGCCGGCCGGTACTGGGCGGCGACCATGCCGTGCGCTCGCCGCTGCACCGCACCGTCCGCTCGATCACCGAGCACAGCTTCCGGCTGCTCGACGGGGAGCAGCGCGGACTGCTCACCCTGCTGTCGGTCTTCACGGCCAGCATGAACCTCACCACCGTCGAGAAGTTGTGGGACTCTTCCGGGTACCGGGCGGAGCAGGTGGTGGAGGCGCTGGTGGGCCACCATCTGCTGCGGGTGACGCCGGGCGGCGAGGAACCGCGGTTCACGATGTTCAACACGGTCCGCGAGTTCTGCCTGGAACAACTGGCGGCGACGGGTGAGCTGCCGGACGCCCGGCGCCGGCACGCGGAGCACTTCCTGTCCCTGGCCCTGGAGGCCGCACCCCATCTGACGGGCCCGCAGCAGGCCCAGTGGCTGCACCGGCTGGCCCCGCTGCACGAGGATCTGCTGGCCGCGCTGACCCATCTGGAGGCGAGCGGCCGGCGCACGGACGCGGCCCGCGCGGCCCTGGCCCTGCACCGCTTCTGGCTGGTGAGCGGCCATCTCGCCCTCGGTGAGCAGTGGCTGGCCAGGGCGTCGGCCGCGTTCCTCGCCGCCCCCGGGCACGGGGAGCAGGCCGCGCGGGCCGAGGCCGCACGGGGTGAGCTGGCGCTGGCCCGCGGCAACGCGCGGCTGGCGGCGGACTGCTTCCGGCACGCGGCCCATGCCTTCCACGAGCAGGGCGACACCGTCCATGAGCAGGCGGCGCTGGCCCGGCTCGCGGTCGCCCAGCAGAGCGCGGCACCCGCGGCGGTCCGCAAGGCCGCCCTGCAGCTGCTCCGCACGGCAGCCGGCGAGGGGGCGACGGTCGAGGTGGCGAACGCCGCCCTGGCCCTGGCCGCCGGGACCCGGCTGGTGGACGCCAAGCTGGCCGCCGATCTGCTGGACACGGCGAACGCCCTGTTCATGCGGGCCCGGGACGTGCGGGGCGAGGGGCTGGTGCTGGCCCAGCGCGGTGCGCTGGCCGACTCCCGGGGCGACCGGGCGCTGTCGGAGCGGCTGCTGTGGGAGAGCCTGCACCGGCTGCGGTCCATCGGGGAACACACCCTGCTGCCCACTGTCCTGGAGGAGCACGCGCTGCACGTGTGGCAGCGGCTGCCGCAGCAGGGGCACCGGGTGGCCCGGCTGCTCGCGGCCGCGTCCGCCCTGCGGGAGGCGACCGGGGCGCATCCGCCGCTGGACGACGGCGCCTCTGCGACCGCCCTGCGCGACGCGCGCCGGCTGCTGTCCGGTCCCGAGTACGAGGCGGCCCGACGGGAGGGGCGGGCGCTCTCCGCCGCCGCGGCCGCGGGCGAGGCGCTCGCCGTCGGCCCGCCGGCCCCCGAGCCCGCGTCGGCCGTGTCCCGCTCGGTGCAGCTCACGGCCCGCCAGTACGAGGTGGCCATGCTGGTCAGCCAAGGTCTGACGAACCGTCAGATATCGCAGCAGCTACGGCTGTCGGAGTGGACCGTGGTCAACCACGTCCGTGAGGTCATGCGCCGCCTGGACGTGCCCTCCCGCATCCACGTGGCCCAGTGGGTCCTGAACCGCCAACGCCGCAACGCCCCGGGCACCGTACCGGAGTGA